The Engystomops pustulosus chromosome 4, aEngPut4.maternal, whole genome shotgun sequence genome contains a region encoding:
- the LOC140128807 gene encoding putative olfactory receptor 1F12P — MCGHNQTVVTELFLTGFPNMKTFRIVIFCLALLVYMFIFFGNLMIIVLVSSSYRLHCPMYFFICNLSLADLIITGSIVPNMLCIIWWDGHSMSISGCISQFFFVFVSTGAQCCILMLMSFDRYLAICLPLRYSAIMNMNSSIHLAFGSWTTVISLTNVEVIMISQLQFCSSNIIDHFFCDFAPLLALSSSDVDDLVWLDFSFGISLIFWPFFCILVSYICIFIVICKISSWKGRSKAFSTCSSHLLVVCTYYGSLIGVYLSPSHENAFYENKLKSLLFVMLTPCTNPIIYSMRNKEIIDTMKNLYRRMNRLL; from the coding sequence atgTGTGGACATAACCAGACTGTGGTGACTGAGCTGTTTCTCACCGGCTTCCCGAATATGAAGACGTTCCGTATTGTCATCTTCTGTCTCGCCCTTCTTGTGTACATGTTCATATTTTTTGGAAATCTCATGATCATCGTGTTGGTGTCCTCCAGTTATCGCCTCCATTGTCCAATGTATTTCTTCATCTGCAACCTGTCCCTGGCTGACCTGATTATTACTGGCAGTATCGTACCCAACATGCTGTGCATCATATGGTGGGACGGTCACAGTATGTCCATCAGTGGTTGTATCTCACAGTTCTTTTTTGTATTTGTCTCAACTGGTGCTCAATGTTGCATCCTCATGTTGATGTCGTTTGACCGATACTTGGCCATCTGTCTCCCGTTACGTTATTCTGCTATAATGAACATGAATTCTTCCATCCACTTGGCCTTTGGCTCTTGGACAACTGTTATTAGTCTCACAAACGTTGAAGTCATTATGATAAGTCAATTACAGTTTTGCTCCTCTAACATCATTGACCACTTCTTCTGCGATTTTGCTCCTCTTCTCGCTCTCTCATCCTCAGATGTTGATGACCTGGTTTGGCTCGATTTCTCATTTGGCATTTCTCTCATTTTCTGGCCCTTTTTTTGCATCTTAGTGTCCTACATCTGCATTTTTATTGTGATTTGTAAGATCTCCTCCTGGAAAGGAAGAagtaaagccttctccacctgcagctCTCACCTTCTAGTGGTCTGCACTTACTATGGATCACTCATTGGGGTCTACTTGTCTCCATCACATGAAAATGCCTTCTATGAGAACAAGCTGAAATCTCTGCTCTTTGTCATGCTCACCCCATGTACCAATCCCATAATATACAGCATGAGGAACAAGGAGATCATCGACACCATGAAGAACCTCTACAGAAGAATGAATAGACTTCTATAG
- the LOC140125821 gene encoding olfactory receptor 11L1-like: protein MNGTTVTEFFLLGFDHVQSLRPFLFILFLLIYVLTVVGNVSIIILVSISHRLQYPMYLFLRNLSICDVLFTTNIVPKMLQVILHGGDSISFSSCVGQLYMFAGTAIAECLLLTSMSYDRYLAICKPLHYASIMNVRRHLQLVTFSWACATILPAITVSLIYVLDFCGPNVIDHFFCDLAPLLKLSCSDTSTVQFEVFAQTIPIIVFAFIYIVGTYVKIFLAILKIPSTIGRQKAFSTCSSHLTVVGTFYGTMISVYVTPNRRQSIKVNKTLSLLYSVVTPLLNPIIYSLRNQEIRSALKSFLQKNK from the coding sequence ATGAATGGGACGACAGTCACAGAATTCTTTCTTCTTGGCTTCGATCATGTGCAGAGCCTGAGGCCGTTCCTCTTCATCCTGTTTCTTCTCATCTACGTGTTGACGGTGGTTGGGAATGTTTCCATCATCATCCTGGTGTCCATTAGTCACCGTCTTCAGTACCCAATGTATCTGTTTCTCAGGAACCTTTCCATATGTGATGTCCTTTTCACTACAAACATTGTACCCAAAATGCTCCAGGTCATCCTACATGGAGGGGACTCCATATCATTTTCCAGTTGTGTGGGTCAACTTTACATGTTTGCAGGTACAGCCATAGCAGAATGTCTTCTTCTCACATCAATGTCCTATGATCGGTACTTGGCCATCTGTAAGCCGTTGCACTATGCCTCCATCATGAATGTCAGACGACATCTCCAATTGGTCACCTTCTCGTGGGCATGTGCTACCATCCTCCCTGCAATCACCGTAAGTCTCATTTATGTTCTGGACTTCTGTGGTCCGAATGTCATTGATCACTTTTTCTGTGATCTCGCTCCTCTCCTCAAACTCTCATGTTCCGACACCTCCACAGTGCAATTTGAGGTCTTTGCTCAAACTATTCCCATCATTGTCTTTGCATTCATTTACATTGTAGGTACTTACGTCAAAATTTTTCTTGCCATTTTGAAGATCCCTTCCACCATTGGGCGACAGAAGGCTTTTTCTACCTGCAGCTCCCACCTGACCGTGGTGGGTACATTTTACGGTACTATGATCTCTGTATACGTCACCCCAAACAGACGACAATCAATAAAAGTGAACAAGactctctctctcctctacagTGTGGTGACTCCATTACTGAACCCCATCATTTACAGCTTGAGGAACCAGGAAATTCGCTCCGCACTCAAATCATTTCTAcagaaaaacaaatga